In one Pseudodesulfovibrio tunisiensis genomic region, the following are encoded:
- a CDS encoding Na/Pi cotransporter family protein has protein sequence MCTGFLFTTLVQSSSAVTVAVIGFVNAGLVTLSQSVGVIYGSNIGTTITGWIVAAVGVSVKVKALALPMVGLGAILRLTGANTRREHLGDALAGFGIFFLGIEVLQSTFTGLQSQVNLAAFAGNGPLFIMLFALVGFGLTLLMQSSSAAIALVLTAAMSGFLDLSLAAATVVGANIGTTSTAAFSVIGATHNAKKVAAAQILFNLGTGAIALLIMPLFLKGVAELAHVAHNDDPATILALFHTCFNLLGVALFLPFTERLVRFLNRRIGSKIAEIGTPRYLDRNVVKSPVLALDALFMELGRLGEQTRLMTQKALASDFRSRELIRMKAGLENLIMGIREFCAKLQRADLPESVAKGMPESLRVVQYYNTVIDTIFEVSQEHATLRHDLPPITAEHALNFRKAVREILDVAHTPCAPEFHNLKQQLHELGDVYHELKKALLQAGANGSISLSRMVELLDFYSRLRRVTSQAIKGSIHWAGLRDLTETCRFNGTDNAPSWKPGE, from the coding sequence ATGTGCACGGGGTTCCTGTTCACGACTCTGGTCCAATCCTCCAGCGCGGTAACCGTGGCCGTGATCGGCTTTGTCAACGCGGGACTCGTCACCCTGTCGCAATCCGTGGGCGTGATCTACGGGTCCAACATCGGCACCACGATTACCGGCTGGATCGTCGCGGCAGTAGGCGTTTCGGTCAAGGTCAAGGCTCTGGCCCTGCCCATGGTCGGACTCGGAGCCATACTCCGGCTCACCGGGGCGAACACCCGCCGGGAGCATCTCGGAGACGCGCTCGCCGGATTCGGCATCTTCTTTCTGGGCATCGAAGTGCTGCAATCCACTTTCACCGGTCTTCAATCGCAGGTGAACCTTGCCGCGTTCGCAGGCAACGGTCCGCTTTTCATCATGCTCTTCGCCCTTGTCGGATTCGGACTTACCCTGCTCATGCAAAGTTCCAGCGCAGCCATAGCCCTGGTACTCACCGCCGCCATGTCCGGTTTTCTGGACCTGTCACTGGCTGCGGCCACCGTGGTCGGCGCAAACATCGGCACGACCTCCACGGCCGCGTTTTCCGTGATCGGTGCCACGCACAATGCCAAGAAGGTCGCGGCCGCACAAATCCTGTTCAACCTCGGAACCGGCGCAATAGCCCTGCTCATCATGCCCCTGTTCCTGAAAGGTGTGGCCGAGCTGGCCCATGTGGCACACAACGACGACCCGGCAACGATTCTCGCACTGTTCCACACCTGCTTCAACCTGCTGGGAGTGGCTCTGTTCCTGCCGTTCACGGAACGACTGGTCCGCTTTCTCAATCGCCGAATCGGCTCGAAGATCGCGGAAATCGGAACGCCCCGCTATCTGGACAGGAACGTGGTCAAATCTCCGGTTCTCGCTCTGGACGCCCTGTTCATGGAGCTGGGCAGACTGGGGGAGCAGACGAGACTCATGACCCAGAAGGCACTGGCCTCGGACTTTCGTTCACGGGAACTGATCCGAATGAAGGCCGGACTGGAAAACCTGATCATGGGCATCCGGGAATTCTGCGCCAAGCTCCAACGCGCGGACCTGCCGGAATCCGTGGCAAAGGGCATGCCGGAAAGCCTGCGAGTCGTTCAGTACTACAACACAGTGATCGACACCATTTTCGAAGTATCCCAGGAGCATGCCACCCTACGTCACGACCTGCCGCCAATTACGGCCGAGCATGCCCTGAACTTCCGCAAGGCAGTACGGGAAATACTGGATGTGGCTCATACTCCATGCGCTCCGGAATTTCACAACCTCAAGCAGCAGCTCCACGAGCTGGGAGATGTATATCACGAATTGAAAAAGGCCCTGCTTCAGGCAGGAGCCAACGGGTCCATCAGCCTTTCCCGCATGGTGGAACTGCTGGATTTCTATTCGCGCCTCAGACGCGTCACCAGTCAGGCAATCAAGGGATCAATTCATTGGGCCGGGCTGCGAGACCTGACCGAAACCTGCCGTTTCAACGGCACAGACAACGCCCCCTCCTGGAAACCGGGAGAATAA
- a CDS encoding ABC transporter permease, with protein MIPIFRWQRFAAMTAKEFIQMRRDRLTFAMMIGIPLIQLILFGYAINSDPRHMPTAVLSGDNSPYSRAIVAAMQTSTFFDITVHAKSRAQTDRLLREGDVQFVLTIPEQFGRALLRGDRPILLLEADATDPVATGGAVKSFQEIVGTALGRELQGTFSDMVAKQSPVDVRIHNNYNPEAETQYNIVPGLMGVILTLTLVMITALAITREQERGTMEHLLSTPIRPLEVMLGKIVPYILVGYIQMTLIIVAARLLFNVPMHGSVTLIYAFSLFFIAANLSVGVTLSTVARNQLQAVQLSIFFFLPSLLLSGFMFPFRGMPQWAQAIGSALPLTHYLRMVRGILLKGNGIADSLPHVWPILLFWLAVVMVGLKRYRRTLD; from the coding sequence ATGATCCCGATTTTCCGCTGGCAACGATTTGCAGCCATGACTGCCAAGGAATTCATCCAGATGCGCCGTGACAGGCTGACCTTCGCCATGATGATCGGGATTCCTCTGATCCAGCTCATCCTGTTCGGCTACGCCATCAACTCGGACCCGCGCCACATGCCCACCGCCGTGCTCTCCGGGGACAATTCCCCGTACTCACGAGCCATTGTGGCAGCCATGCAGACCAGCACCTTCTTCGACATCACGGTGCACGCGAAAAGCCGCGCCCAGACCGATCGCCTGCTGCGCGAAGGGGATGTGCAATTCGTCCTGACCATCCCGGAACAATTCGGGCGCGCCCTGCTTCGCGGAGACAGGCCGATCCTGCTGCTCGAAGCGGATGCCACGGACCCGGTCGCCACGGGCGGCGCAGTCAAATCCTTTCAGGAAATCGTCGGCACGGCACTGGGCAGGGAGCTTCAAGGCACCTTCTCGGACATGGTGGCAAAACAATCGCCCGTGGACGTGCGCATCCACAACAACTACAACCCCGAGGCCGAAACGCAGTACAATATCGTCCCCGGACTCATGGGCGTGATACTCACCCTGACCCTGGTCATGATCACGGCTCTGGCCATCACACGCGAACAGGAACGCGGAACCATGGAGCACCTGCTGTCCACGCCGATCCGGCCGCTGGAAGTCATGCTTGGCAAGATCGTTCCCTACATTCTGGTGGGATACATCCAGATGACCCTGATCATCGTTGCCGCACGCCTGCTGTTCAACGTGCCCATGCACGGCAGCGTGACGCTGATCTACGCCTTTTCCCTGTTCTTCATTGCCGCCAACCTGTCGGTCGGGGTCACCCTGTCCACCGTGGCCCGCAACCAGTTGCAGGCCGTACAGCTCTCCATTTTCTTTTTCCTGCCGTCCCTGCTGCTTTCCGGGTTCATGTTCCCGTTCCGGGGAATGCCGCAATGGGCGCAGGCCATCGGGTCGGCCCTGCCCCTGACACACTATCTGCGCATGGTTCGCGGCATTCTGCTCAAGGGAAACGGCATAGCGGATTCCCTGCCGCATGTCTGGCCCATACTGCTCTTCTGGCTGGCCGTGGTCATGGTCGGCCTGAAACGATACCGCCGGACGCTGGACTAG
- a CDS encoding ABC transporter ATP-binding protein: MTTATAISVSGLTKSFGSKVAVNNLDMEIRKGEIYGFLGPNGSGKTTSIRMLCGLLRPDSGQGTCLGYDILSEAHRIKPHVGYMTQRFSLYEDMTVRENLEFTARVFGLKNGTGIVRDCMDRMRLGQFENQLAGNLSGGWKQRLSLGVCTLHKPALLLLDEPTAGVDPGARRAFWDEVHALASEGITALISTHYMDEAERCHRLAYIAYGNLLASGTVESMIRDAGLTTWSVARYADADTSLHALSLSLKNKPGVDQVVAFGNTLHVSGRDAARLAQSIEPYRSVPFVWNEIDTSLEEVFIDMMQQTGGKQS, translated from the coding sequence ATGACAACGGCAACCGCCATCAGCGTCAGCGGCCTGACCAAATCCTTTGGCAGCAAGGTCGCGGTAAACAATCTGGACATGGAAATCCGCAAGGGGGAAATCTACGGTTTTCTCGGTCCGAACGGTTCGGGCAAGACCACGTCCATCCGCATGCTGTGCGGCCTGCTCAGACCGGATTCCGGGCAGGGAACGTGTCTGGGGTACGACATTCTTTCCGAAGCCCATCGCATCAAGCCGCATGTCGGGTACATGACCCAGCGCTTCAGTCTGTACGAGGACATGACGGTCCGGGAAAATCTGGAATTCACGGCCCGCGTCTTCGGATTGAAAAACGGCACCGGAATCGTGCGCGACTGCATGGACCGCATGCGGCTCGGCCAATTCGAAAATCAGCTCGCCGGGAACCTGTCCGGAGGATGGAAGCAGCGGCTTTCCCTTGGCGTCTGCACCCTGCACAAACCGGCCCTGCTTCTGCTGGACGAACCCACGGCAGGTGTGGACCCGGGCGCTCGCCGCGCATTCTGGGACGAGGTGCATGCCCTGGCTTCCGAAGGCATCACCGCGCTCATCTCCACGCATTACATGGACGAGGCCGAACGCTGCCACAGGCTGGCCTACATCGCCTACGGCAACCTGCTGGCCTCGGGCACGGTGGAAAGCATGATCCGCGATGCCGGACTGACGACATGGAGCGTGGCCAGATACGCGGATGCGGACACAAGCCTGCACGCCCTTTCGCTCAGCCTGAAGAACAAGCCGGGCGTGGATCAGGTGGTGGCCTTCGGCAACACCCTGCATGTCAGCGGACGCGATGCTGCCCGGCTTGCCCAAAGCATCGAACCATACCGCTCCGTCCCCTTTGTCTGGAATGAAATCGACACCAGCCTTGAGGAAGTCTTCATCGACATGATGCAGCAGACCGGGGGCAAGCAGTCATGA
- a CDS encoding HlyD family secretion protein translates to MCRIPWFATLPLLICTLVFAACSNEHSDTFQGYAEGEFVHVSSPLGGILQALSVTRGQTVTAGHPLFALEHDFETAAREEAAHNLQRAQDRLADLKKGQRPSELDAIRARLGQARHSASLAEKEYRRRITLLEEQTISQEELDRTKSDYEQKNEQVRQIRAELQTAQLGARTDEIRAAEAEVRQAEAKLEQAEWNLNQKRQNTPSAGLIFDTLYRVGEWVPAGRPIVSLLPPQNIEARFFVPQDLAGKLAVGDEALISFDGTPEPVPARIYYISPSAEYTPPVIYSSQSRAKLVFLIKARPEADKATLLHPGQPVDVTIPELAD, encoded by the coding sequence ATGTGCCGAATTCCCTGGTTCGCGACATTGCCGCTCCTGATCTGCACGCTTGTGTTCGCCGCCTGTTCGAATGAACATTCCGACACGTTTCAAGGCTATGCCGAAGGCGAATTCGTCCATGTTTCCTCCCCTCTCGGCGGCATCCTGCAAGCCTTGTCCGTAACCCGAGGACAAACCGTGACTGCAGGTCACCCCCTGTTTGCGCTGGAGCATGACTTTGAAACAGCCGCACGCGAGGAAGCGGCCCACAATCTGCAACGGGCACAGGATCGTCTCGCTGACCTGAAAAAGGGACAACGCCCCTCGGAACTGGACGCAATCCGCGCCAGACTCGGGCAGGCCCGCCATTCGGCATCCCTGGCGGAAAAGGAATACCGACGCCGCATCACCCTGCTTGAAGAACAGACCATCTCCCAGGAAGAACTGGACAGGACCAAGTCCGACTACGAGCAGAAGAACGAGCAGGTCCGCCAGATTCGGGCCGAATTGCAGACCGCGCAACTCGGTGCGCGCACCGATGAAATCCGTGCAGCCGAAGCCGAGGTCAGACAGGCGGAAGCCAAGCTGGAACAGGCGGAGTGGAACCTGAACCAGAAACGCCAAAACACCCCGTCTGCCGGGCTGATCTTCGACACGTTGTACAGGGTCGGGGAATGGGTTCCGGCAGGCCGCCCAATCGTTTCCCTGCTCCCCCCGCAAAACATCGAGGCCCGTTTCTTCGTTCCGCAGGACCTTGCAGGAAAACTCGCGGTGGGCGATGAGGCATTGATTTCCTTTGATGGCACCCCGGAACCTGTCCCCGCAAGAATATATTACATTTCCCCTTCCGCCGAATATACGCCTCCCGTGATCTATTCCAGCCAGAGCCGGGCCAAGCTCGTCTTCCTGATCAAGGCCCGCCCCGAGGCGGACAAGGCAACACTGCTGCACCCGGGCCAGCCCGTGGACGTCACCATTCCCGAACTGGCGGATTGA
- the lysS gene encoding lysine--tRNA ligase — MLEALQAKDELNPVVKTRVEKACALLDEGVALYPNDFRRDSEIADIWNKYDEMDGEALEKLETEFALAGRVVSYRSFGKVTFFHLQDSTGQIQVYAARDDLGPDLYKLFKKTDIGDIVGISGTLFRTKTGELTLKTVSFKLITKSMRPLPEKYHGLKDVETRYRQRYVDLIVTPRTKEIFKARTAVIREMRRFLDEKGFMEVETPMMHPIPGGATARPFETHHNALDMKLYMRIAPELYLKRLLVGGLDRVYEINRNFRNEGLDTRHNPEFTMLEFYWAYANFNDLMDLTEEMFSRIAEKVTGSTKVEYQGETIDLSIGAWTRMPFHESLEKVGGVSPEVYNDYEKCKELVKQKGEKVVEGEKLGKLQAKLFDILVEPNLVQPHFIYHYPTDISPLSRRNEENPEITDRFELFMTGRELSNAFSELNDPVDQRGRFEEQVKEKEAGDEEAHFMDEDYVRALEYGMPPAAGQGIGIDRLVMLLTDSASIREVILFPLLRPEV; from the coding sequence ATGCTTGAGGCCCTGCAGGCCAAGGATGAACTCAACCCGGTCGTCAAGACCCGGGTGGAGAAGGCTTGCGCACTTTTGGATGAGGGCGTCGCCCTGTATCCCAACGATTTTCGCCGCGATTCGGAAATCGCCGACATCTGGAACAAATATGATGAGATGGACGGCGAGGCTCTGGAAAAACTGGAAACGGAATTCGCTTTGGCCGGTCGGGTGGTCTCCTACCGCTCTTTCGGCAAGGTGACGTTCTTTCATCTCCAGGATTCCACCGGCCAGATTCAGGTCTATGCCGCCAGGGACGACCTCGGCCCGGACCTGTACAAACTTTTCAAGAAAACCGACATCGGCGACATCGTCGGCATTTCGGGCACCTTGTTCCGGACCAAGACCGGGGAATTGACTCTCAAGACCGTGAGCTTCAAGCTCATTACCAAATCCATGCGCCCGCTGCCCGAGAAATATCACGGGCTCAAGGACGTGGAAACCCGGTACCGCCAGCGCTATGTCGACCTGATCGTGACCCCTCGCACCAAGGAAATCTTCAAGGCGCGGACTGCGGTCATTCGTGAAATGCGTCGTTTCCTGGATGAAAAGGGATTCATGGAAGTGGAAACCCCCATGATGCACCCCATCCCGGGCGGAGCCACGGCCAGACCGTTCGAGACGCATCACAATGCTCTGGACATGAAGCTCTACATGCGCATTGCCCCCGAACTGTACCTCAAGCGTCTGCTCGTGGGTGGTCTGGATCGCGTGTACGAGATCAACCGGAATTTCCGCAACGAAGGTCTGGATACCCGGCACAACCCGGAATTCACCATGCTGGAATTCTACTGGGCCTATGCCAACTTCAACGACCTCATGGATTTGACCGAGGAGATGTTCTCCCGCATCGCCGAAAAGGTGACCGGTTCCACCAAGGTCGAGTATCAGGGTGAAACCATCGATCTTTCCATCGGTGCCTGGACCCGCATGCCGTTCCACGAGTCCCTCGAAAAGGTGGGCGGCGTTTCTCCGGAAGTCTACAACGACTACGAGAAGTGCAAGGAGCTGGTGAAGCAGAAGGGCGAAAAGGTCGTCGAAGGCGAAAAGCTGGGCAAGCTTCAGGCCAAGCTTTTCGACATTCTGGTTGAGCCCAATCTTGTTCAGCCTCATTTCATCTATCATTATCCGACCGACATTTCTCCGCTTTCCCGCAGGAACGAGGAGAACCCGGAAATCACGGATCGCTTCGAGCTGTTCATGACCGGCCGGGAACTTTCCAATGCGTTTTCCGAGCTGAATGACCCGGTCGACCAGCGCGGGCGTTTCGAGGAACAGGTCAAGGAAAAGGAAGCTGGCGACGAGGAAGCGCATTTCATGGACGAGGATTATGTTCGCGCCCTGGAATACGGCATGCCCCCGGCTGCCGGGCAGGGAATCGGCATCGACCGTCTGGTCATGCTGCTGACGGACAGCGCGTCCATTCGTGAAGTCATTCTCTTCCCGCTGCTCAGGCCGGAAGTCTAG
- a CDS encoding lipoprotein-releasing ABC transporter permease subunit, whose translation MKFETFVALRYLFALRKQSFISVISLFAVCGVALGVGALIVVIGVMNGFSTDLRDKILGVNAHVLVTSIRGGITDYERLAREAAEVPGVTGVTPFVYSEVMLSSRNGVKGVVLRGIDPESSKTVLSLSRDMVNGSILDLDNEEGKPGIIIGSELAKRLGLARGSEVNLLSPSGRSGAAGFTPKVRRFRVAGVFRTGMYEYDSSLGYVTIPAARKLLGFKGDIVSGLEISVNDVYNVDQISKNLRDRIGTFTVYVRNWQEMNANLFAALELEKSAMFIILAMIVLVGSFSIVTTLVMLVMQKTKDIAIFMSLGADESRIRRIFMLQGTFIGLVGTVAGYMIGIPVSLLLKKYQFIKLPSNVYPVDYLPVRLEALDLTVIGLAAFLLCFLATIYPARRAAALNPSDALRYE comes from the coding sequence ATGAAATTCGAGACGTTTGTCGCTCTCAGATATCTGTTCGCCCTGCGCAAACAGTCCTTCATTTCGGTGATTTCCCTGTTCGCCGTGTGCGGTGTCGCACTCGGCGTCGGGGCTCTCATCGTGGTCATCGGCGTCATGAACGGGTTTTCCACGGATTTGCGTGACAAGATTCTGGGCGTGAATGCCCATGTTCTGGTCACGTCGATCCGGGGCGGCATCACGGATTACGAACGGCTGGCCCGCGAGGCTGCCGAAGTTCCGGGCGTCACCGGTGTGACGCCCTTTGTGTATTCCGAGGTCATGCTTTCCAGCCGGAACGGCGTCAAGGGCGTGGTTCTGCGCGGAATCGATCCCGAATCCAGCAAGACCGTGCTCAGCCTTTCCAGGGACATGGTCAATGGCTCGATCCTCGACCTTGACAACGAGGAAGGAAAGCCCGGAATCATCATCGGCTCCGAACTCGCCAAACGGCTTGGTCTTGCGCGTGGTTCCGAGGTCAATCTCCTGTCGCCCTCGGGGCGTTCCGGTGCTGCCGGATTCACTCCCAAGGTGCGACGGTTCCGCGTTGCCGGGGTGTTTCGGACCGGCATGTACGAATACGATTCCTCTCTCGGGTATGTCACCATTCCCGCAGCAAGAAAATTGCTCGGTTTCAAGGGTGATATCGTTTCCGGACTGGAAATCAGCGTCAACGACGTGTACAACGTGGACCAGATTTCAAAAAATCTGCGCGACAGGATAGGCACCTTCACGGTGTATGTCCGCAACTGGCAGGAGATGAACGCCAATCTTTTCGCAGCTTTGGAGCTGGAAAAGTCCGCCATGTTCATCATTCTGGCCATGATCGTGCTGGTCGGGTCCTTCAGCATCGTGACCACGTTGGTCATGCTGGTGATGCAAAAGACCAAGGATATTGCCATTTTCATGTCTCTCGGGGCGGATGAATCCCGGATTCGCCGGATTTTCATGCTTCAGGGGACGTTTATCGGCCTGGTGGGGACCGTGGCCGGATACATGATCGGCATCCCGGTGAGTTTGCTTCTGAAGAAATATCAGTTTATCAAACTTCCGAGCAACGTGTATCCGGTGGATTACCTGCCCGTGCGTCTGGAGGCGCTGGATTTGACGGTGATCGGACTGGCGGCGTTTCTGCTGTGTTTTCTGGCGACCATCTACCCGGCTCGCCGGGCAGCGGCCCTGAACCCGAGTGATGCCTTGCGTTATGAATAG
- a CDS encoding ABC transporter ATP-binding protein yields MNREPLYRLAAVDKSYSGPSESICVLDKVDLDIQAGESVAILGASGSGKTTLLHILGTLDTPTAGQLFFSGMDVMSLSRRQRAELRNREIGFVFQFHHLLPEFSTLENVAMPGIIRGMGRSEAHGLAREALTLVGMEHRMEHRVTTLSGGERQRVAIARAILLRPKVLLADEPTGNLDEGNGALVGDLLVSLNKELGMTFVVVTHNPELAGMMQRRLELRSGELYAR; encoded by the coding sequence ATGAATAGAGAGCCGCTATACCGCTTGGCCGCCGTGGACAAGTCCTATTCCGGGCCGTCCGAATCCATCTGTGTGCTGGACAAGGTCGATCTGGATATTCAGGCCGGGGAATCCGTCGCCATTCTGGGTGCGTCGGGGTCCGGCAAGACGACGTTATTGCATATTCTCGGTACGTTGGACACGCCAACGGCCGGACAGCTTTTTTTCAGCGGCATGGATGTCATGTCGTTGAGCCGCAGGCAGCGGGCGGAATTGCGGAACCGCGAGATCGGTTTCGTGTTTCAGTTTCATCATCTGCTGCCTGAATTCTCCACTTTGGAGAATGTGGCCATGCCCGGAATCATCCGCGGCATGGGGCGAAGCGAGGCCCATGGGTTGGCCCGCGAAGCCCTGACACTGGTCGGCATGGAGCACAGGATGGAGCACAGGGTCACGACCCTGTCGGGCGGGGAACGTCAGCGCGTTGCCATTGCCCGGGCCATTCTGCTGCGGCCCAAGGTGCTTCTGGCCGATGAACCCACGGGGAACCTGGATGAAGGAAACGGCGCATTGGTCGGCGACCTTCTGGTTTCCCTGAACAAGGAACTCGGGATGACCTTCGTAGTGGTTACGCATAATCCCGAGCTTGCCGGCATGATGCAACGGCGACTGGAATTGCGTTCAGGAGAACTGTATGCCCGCTAA
- the bamA gene encoding outer membrane protein assembly factor BamA, producing MPANRFRVLVAGVLATLLLGFASIGAAADISGDVKIAVMPFTVNAGEELSYLKDSLPELFSDRLHEAGFEVVDQAEVKRIMAEKGFAAVTPDAAREVALLSGAGFAVFGTFNQIGDDLTIDARLVESYGTKPARKVAVTEQGLINLLPAVDAVVDRMKMTLLKQDVIADVQVEGTKVLDKEVVLMRLTLRKGDLLTGKAVNTALKNIYDLGYFDDVTVKVEDTSEGKNVIFDVKEKPRIQAVGVRGADALDSEDIVEAVSTKKGGVVNPKVLADDIRVIREMYRKEGYYKAKVTHEIESAGDGIARLTFVIDEGPKLYVKEVVIDGAQQLDPDDIKDVLAVKERGFLSWITNTGVLKEELLERDAAAIMAFYNSKGFIDAKVGRPEIDIKDDGIYVIYQVWEGDRYKMGETLFEGDLIDDPAKLMAVTKVHNLKLEDEYFDRSLLKGDVERLTQYYTDYGYAYAEVGVRLQDHRDDKVVDVVFNMSKHQRVHIRRVLVEGNTATRDNVILREMRLADGDMFSGEKLTRSQQRLNNLGFFEKVDIAPIPTGDPDEMDLIVKVKDKPTGRIGGGIGYSTYDGVYLAAEITERNLFGRGYSLGLNGLVGQKNNVFSLSFINPHLNDTDVGFGVTAYNRDEDFTDYDKSSTGGVVEFFYPVGEYSTLKWSYTGEYYEISDLASDASKSLRDEKGAHVLSQLAASVERDTRDDYMNPTTGTIIKGTVANGGGLIGGTDDFFKWTVAHDWYTPAIEKFVFHSKFWVGFVHQNFGGDRIPTTQRFRLGGLNSVRGYSSYRIGPIDSDDRDEVLGGDKAFYMNLEVRRVLSKEYGINGLVFFDAGNAWDEGEMLFEPVERYGQTPSLGLYKSVGAGLHWFSPMGPVGFVYGYGLDELENSSRHKIELVMGQRF from the coding sequence ATGCCCGCTAATCGTTTTCGTGTTCTTGTGGCCGGGGTCTTGGCCACTCTCCTTCTGGGTTTTGCCTCCATCGGGGCGGCTGCGGACATTTCAGGCGATGTGAAGATCGCTGTCATGCCGTTTACGGTCAATGCCGGGGAAGAGTTGTCCTATCTCAAGGACAGCCTGCCCGAACTGTTTTCCGATCGTCTTCACGAAGCCGGATTCGAAGTTGTGGATCAGGCCGAGGTGAAGCGGATCATGGCGGAGAAGGGCTTTGCCGCCGTTACTCCCGATGCCGCTCGCGAGGTCGCTCTGCTTTCCGGTGCGGGATTTGCGGTTTTCGGAACCTTCAATCAGATCGGTGATGACCTGACCATCGATGCCCGTCTGGTCGAGTCCTATGGGACCAAGCCTGCCCGCAAGGTCGCCGTGACCGAGCAGGGGCTGATCAACCTGCTTCCGGCCGTGGACGCGGTCGTTGATCGCATGAAGATGACCCTGCTCAAGCAGGATGTCATTGCCGACGTGCAGGTGGAAGGCACCAAGGTGCTGGACAAGGAAGTCGTGCTCATGCGCCTGACCTTGCGGAAGGGCGATCTGCTGACTGGCAAGGCCGTGAACACGGCTTTGAAGAATATTTATGATCTTGGTTATTTCGACGATGTGACCGTCAAGGTGGAAGACACGTCGGAAGGCAAGAACGTCATTTTCGACGTCAAGGAAAAACCGCGCATTCAGGCTGTTGGCGTGCGCGGTGCCGACGCACTTGATTCCGAGGACATCGTGGAGGCCGTTTCCACGAAAAAGGGCGGCGTGGTCAACCCCAAGGTGCTTGCCGACGATATCCGCGTCATTCGCGAAATGTATCGCAAGGAAGGGTACTACAAGGCCAAGGTCACCCATGAGATCGAGAGCGCGGGCGATGGCATTGCCCGGCTGACTTTCGTGATTGACGAAGGTCCCAAGCTCTACGTCAAGGAAGTGGTCATCGACGGCGCACAGCAGCTTGATCCCGATGACATCAAGGATGTGCTCGCGGTCAAGGAACGCGGTTTCCTGTCCTGGATCACCAATACCGGTGTGCTCAAGGAGGAACTGCTTGAGCGTGACGCCGCGGCAATCATGGCCTTCTACAACAGCAAGGGCTTCATCGATGCCAAGGTGGGGCGTCCCGAGATCGACATCAAGGATGACGGCATCTACGTCATCTATCAGGTCTGGGAAGGTGATCGCTACAAGATGGGAGAAACCCTGTTCGAAGGCGATCTCATCGATGATCCGGCCAAGCTCATGGCCGTGACCAAGGTGCACAACCTCAAGCTCGAGGACGAATACTTCGACCGTTCCCTGCTCAAGGGCGATGTCGAGCGGCTGACCCAGTATTACACCGATTACGGCTATGCCTATGCCGAAGTGGGGGTCCGGTTGCAGGATCACAGGGACGACAAGGTCGTGGATGTGGTCTTCAACATGAGCAAGCACCAGCGCGTGCACATTCGTCGCGTGCTGGTGGAGGGCAATACCGCCACTCGTGACAATGTCATTCTGCGGGAGATGCGTCTTGCCGACGGGGACATGTTCAGCGGTGAGAAATTGACCCGTTCCCAGCAGCGTCTGAACAATCTGGGCTTTTTCGAGAAGGTCGACATTGCACCGATTCCCACCGGTGATCCCGATGAAATGGACCTGATCGTCAAGGTCAAGGACAAGCCGACCGGCCGCATTGGTGGTGGTATCGGCTACTCCACGTATGATGGCGTGTATCTGGCTGCGGAAATCACGGAGCGAAATCTGTTCGGACGTGGATATTCCCTTGGCCTGAACGGTCTTGTCGGCCAGAAGAACAACGTCTTTTCCCTGAGTTTCATCAATCCGCATCTCAACGATACCGATGTCGGCTTCGGCGTGACCGCCTACAATCGGGATGAGGACTTTACGGACTATGACAAGAGTTCCACCGGTGGTGTTGTGGAATTCTTTTATCCGGTGGGCGAGTATTCCACGCTCAAGTGGTCCTACACCGGTGAGTATTATGAAATCAGCGACCTGGCTTCCGACGCCTCGAAATCGCTTCGGGACGAAAAGGGCGCACATGTCCTGAGTCAGCTTGCCGCTTCCGTGGAGCGGGATACTCGCGACGATTACATGAATCCCACGACCGGTACGATCATCAAGGGCACGGTCGCCAATGGCGGCGGTCTGATCGGCGGCACGGATGATTTCTTCAAGTGGACGGTGGCCCATGACTGGTACACGCCGGCCATTGAGAAGTTCGTTTTCCATTCCAAGTTCTGGGTCGGTTTCGTCCACCAGAATTTCGGTGGCGACAGGATTCCCACCACGCAGCGTTTCCGCCTCGGTGGTCTGAATTCGGTGCGCGGCTACTCCAGCTATCGCATTGGTCCCATCGACAGCGATGACAGGGACGAAGTGCTTGGCGGTGACAAGGCCTTCTACATGAACCTTGAAGTCCGCCGCGTGCTGAGCAAGGAATACGGCATTAACGGTTTGGTCTTTTTCGACGCCGGTAATGCCTGGGATGAGGGCGAGATGCTGTTCGAGCCCGTGGAACGGTACGGACAGACGCCTTCCCTCGGTTTGTACAAGAGTGTCGGCGCCGGGCTGCATTGGTTCTCCCCGATGGGTCCCGTCGGCTTTGTGTACGGCTATGGTCTTGACGAGCTGGAAAACAGCAGCCGTCACAAGATCGAGCTGGTTATGGGACAGCGCTTTTAA